In Phreatobacter cathodiphilus, the genomic window GAAGCCGCCGATATAGGCCAGCGCGTACCAGCGGATGGCGATGGGACCGATCTCGATCAGCACCGGGTCGATGACGGGAAAGGGCAGGGCAAGGAGGGCCATGGCGGGGATGTGCCCGCCGCCGCCCGCGAGGTCAAGCCACGCCCGCGCACCCTTGCGCTGGCGCTCCGGCGACCCCATACCCTGACCAGCAGCGGAGATTTCCCATGACCCAGACCAGCGGCCGCATCGCCGACGAATTCGCCAAGCTCATGACCGACGCCGCGGGCTTCGCCCAGGGCATGAAGCGCGAGGCCGACACCTTCGTGAAGACCCAGGCCGAGCGTTTCCTGCGCGACATGGACCTGCCGAGCCGCGAGGAATTCGAGGCGGTGCGCGACATGGCCGTAAAGGCCCGCGAGGAGAACGAGGCCCTCAAGGCGCGCATCGAGGCGCTGGAGGCGCGGCTCTCCGCCGGCTGAACGGCCCTTACTGGTTCGACATCGGCCGGCGCCGCACGTCCGGCCTGAGGTGCCGGAAGGGAATGACGCCGGTGTCGTCCAGCGCGGCGCCGGGCGAGGCCCCGACCACCACCGAATCCGCATAGGGCTGCCAGTCGCCGCGGAAATGCACCGAACTCTTCAGCACCACCACCTTGTAGGCGGTGATGTCGACGCCGAGATGGGTGCAGACCGCCACGCAATGCGGCTGCTGGCGCACCGACCCGACGACGAGGTCGATGCCGCCGATCCTCAGCCTGGCCGACGGGCCCATGTTGATCGGCTGGCCGCCCACCATGGGCCCGGTGCCGGTAAAGCGCCCGTCCGAGACGGCGACCACCTCCGCCTTCGTCGTCAGCGGCTGCTCGCCGGGGCCTGAACCGTTCGCCGCAAAGGTCACCTCGATGGTCGCGCCCTTGCCGGCGGCATGGGCGGCCCCGGCGATCTCGGGTTCGTGGAAGAGCGCCATCAGCGTCTCCTTCGCGCCGCGGTTGATCATGGCGCGCAGGAACCCGGTGGTGATGGAGGAGCCGCCGGCCCCCGGATTGTCCTGGGTATCGGCGATGATGACGGGCTTGGAGGCGAGCGCTGCGCGGGAGAAGGCGAGGGTCACCGCCTCGTCCTGCGGCTTGGCGAGGTGCTCGAGGAAGGCCGCCTCCGAACGCAGCACAGCCTTGAACAGGCGATCGACGGCCTCATCGACGACCCCCTGGTCGGCGCCGTAGCCGATGACGGTGGCGCCCATGTCGAAGATGTCGGCGGAGGGAAAGCCCGGGCAGAGTGAGAGATGCACGCCGGTCTCGGCCTCGATCTCGCCGAGCAGGGCATAGAGCCCCTTCATCGGCTCGATCATCGAGCAGCCCGAGGCGATGGGGATCAGGAACGGCAACTGCCGGAAGGCGCGCGCGGGACGCGGGCCCCACGACACCACCCGGTCGAACCACTCGGCGACGCGCTGGCCCGTCTGCAGCCAGTCGATGTGCGGATAGGTGCGGTAGGCCGACATGAAGCTCGCGTTGTCGACCATCTGCCGCGTGACGTTGGCGTGGAGGTCGAGGGAGGCGACGACCGGCATGTCGGGCCCGACGAGGCGGCGCACGCGGGCGAGCAGTTCCCCCTCGGCATCCTCGATGGTCTCGGTGGTCATGGCGCCGTGCAATTCGAGAAACACGGCGTCGGGCGCGGCATCGGCGATGTCGGCGAGAATGTAGGAGACGGCGCGCTCGAAGACGGCATCCTCCACCCGCCCCGAGGGCTGGGCGAAGGACCACGACAGCGGCACCATCTCGTGCCCCGCCTTTTCGGCGACGCCCATGAAGCCGGCGACGGCGATGTTGAAGGGGCGGAACTTCGTCAGGATCTCGCCGCCGCGGGTGAAGCCCGGCCAGGCGCCTTCCTGGTTGAACATGGCCCAGGGGGTCGGCGCGGGAACGAAGGTGTTGGTCTCGTGCATGAAACCGCCGACGGCAATGCGCATGGGAATGACTTTCCTCTTGGGGCCTGAAGCATCAAAGACGATGGCGCGCGACGCTGCCAGTCGGTCCACGGCATGGCGCCGTCGCGCCCCTGGCCCTTGACGCACAGGCGGGGCAAACCCTTGATGCCGGCAGCCGCTGAAACCATAATGGTTCCATATCGGAGGTTTCTGCGATGGCCACGCTGACGTTGAAGAACATCCCGGATGATCTCTACGAGCGGCTGCGCGAGCGTGCGGCCCTGCATCGCCGTTCGATCAACGGGGAGATGATCCATTGTCTGGAGCAGGCGCTGCAGCCGCGCAGGCTCACGCCGGAGGATCGGTTGCAACGCATCCGGTCCCTGAGGCCCGCCATCGATCCGCAGGCGGTGACCCACGAAGACCTCGTCGCAGCCATCGATGAAGGCCGCCCGTGATCGTCGCCGATACCAACGTCATCGCCTATCTGCTGATTCCCTCGCCTTTCACGGAAATGGCCGAGCAACTCTACACGCAGGACACGGAATGGGTTGCGCCGGCACTCTGGCGGAGCGAGTTCCGCAATGTCCTGTCCCTCTATATGCGGCGCTCTCTGCTGTCGCTGGATCAGGCGGTTGCGCTCCAGGAGGAGGCCGAGGATCTCCTCCGAGGCAACGAGTATGACGTGGTTTCCGCCGACGTTCTGGCGCTCAGCCGGGACAGCGGATGCTCCGCCTATGACTGCGAGTTCGTCGTGCTCGCCCGCTTCCTCGGCGTTCCGCTGGTGACGGCGGACAGGAGGCTAGCCCGGGCTTTCCCGCAGTATGCCCGGCCGCTGGAGACGGCAGCCGGATAGGCAAACGC contains:
- a CDS encoding type II toxin-antitoxin system VapC family toxin codes for the protein MIVADTNVIAYLLIPSPFTEMAEQLYTQDTEWVAPALWRSEFRNVLSLYMRRSLLSLDQAVALQEEAEDLLRGNEYDVVSADVLALSRDSGCSAYDCEFVVLARFLGVPLVTADRRLARAFPQYARPLETAAG
- a CDS encoding M81 family metallopeptidase, with the translated sequence MRIAVGGFMHETNTFVPAPTPWAMFNQEGAWPGFTRGGEILTKFRPFNIAVAGFMGVAEKAGHEMVPLSWSFAQPSGRVEDAVFERAVSYILADIADAAPDAVFLELHGAMTTETIEDAEGELLARVRRLVGPDMPVVASLDLHANVTRQMVDNASFMSAYRTYPHIDWLQTGQRVAEWFDRVVSWGPRPARAFRQLPFLIPIASGCSMIEPMKGLYALLGEIEAETGVHLSLCPGFPSADIFDMGATVIGYGADQGVVDEAVDRLFKAVLRSEAAFLEHLAKPQDEAVTLAFSRAALASKPVIIADTQDNPGAGGSSITTGFLRAMINRGAKETLMALFHEPEIAGAAHAAGKGATIEVTFAANGSGPGEQPLTTKAEVVAVSDGRFTGTGPMVGGQPINMGPSARLRIGGIDLVVGSVRQQPHCVAVCTHLGVDITAYKVVVLKSSVHFRGDWQPYADSVVVGASPGAALDDTGVIPFRHLRPDVRRRPMSNQ
- a CDS encoding FitA-like ribbon-helix-helix domain-containing protein, with protein sequence MATLTLKNIPDDLYERLRERAALHRRSINGEMIHCLEQALQPRRLTPEDRLQRIRSLRPAIDPQAVTHEDLVAAIDEGRP
- a CDS encoding accessory factor UbiK family protein — encoded protein: MTQTSGRIADEFAKLMTDAAGFAQGMKREADTFVKTQAERFLRDMDLPSREEFEAVRDMAVKAREENEALKARIEALEARLSAG